In the genome of Pseudomonadota bacterium, one region contains:
- a CDS encoding restriction endonuclease subunit S: MKGWARIKAKDLVTFKTGKLDSNAAEADGKYPFFTCAQETYRINKCAFDTECVLLAGNNADGIFPLKYYKGKFNAYQRTYIIEPKDRNEINTRYIYESFKLFLKSFEQTSTGATTKFLTMGILNNLWISKPPLPIQRKIAAILSAYDDLIENNNRRIAILEKMAEEIYREWFVRMRFPGHEKVKFHKGVPEEWETLRLGMVLELAYGKALKEHERIQGPFPVYGSSGVVGYHNKHIVNGPGIIVGRKGNVGSVSWSDSDFYPIDTVYYVKSAISLYYLFFLLQGLNFLNSDAAVPGLNRNQAYSSIVYVPEPSLLVIFDDTMKCIFTMKRNLFIRN, encoded by the coding sequence ATGAAGGGGTGGGCTCGTATTAAGGCAAAAGACCTTGTCACATTTAAAACGGGCAAGTTGGATTCGAATGCTGCCGAGGCAGACGGGAAATATCCCTTTTTCACATGTGCCCAAGAAACATACAGAATCAATAAATGTGCGTTTGATACTGAGTGTGTTTTGCTTGCAGGTAATAACGCAGATGGCATATTTCCCCTCAAGTACTATAAAGGGAAATTTAATGCTTACCAAAGAACTTATATTATTGAACCAAAAGATCGTAACGAAATAAATACCCGCTATATTTATGAATCATTCAAGTTATTTTTAAAATCCTTCGAGCAAACATCCACCGGAGCAACAACCAAGTTTCTTACAATGGGAATCTTGAATAATCTATGGATTTCCAAACCACCTCTCCCCATCCAACGCAAAATTGCCGCTATCCTCTCCGCTTATGACGATTTGATTGAAAACAATAATCGCCGGATTGCCATTCTGGAAAAGATGGCTGAGGAAATTTACCGGGAATGGTTTGTGCGTATGCGCTTCCCGGGGCATGAGAAGGTAAAATTTCATAAGGGTGTGCCTGAGGAGTGGGAAACATTGCGGTTGGGAATGGTTCTTGAGCTTGCCTATGGTAAAGCTCTGAAGGAACATGAGAGAATACAGGGTCCATTTCCAGTTTATGGTTCTAGTGGAGTTGTAGGATATCACAATAAACATATCGTTAATGGTCCGGGTATAATTGTTGGTCGCAAAGGAAACGTTGGGAGTGTAAGTTGGTCCGACAGTGATTTCTATCCAATTGATACAGTTTATTACGTGAAATCAGCCATTAGTCTCTATTACCTGTTCTTTTTGTTGCAAGGTTTGAACTTTCTAAATAGTGACGCTGCGGTTCCAGGCCTTAACAGAAATCAGGCGTATTCAAGTATAGTCTATGTCCCTGAACCATCGCTGCTGGTTATATTCGATGATACAATGAAATGTATCTTTACCATGAAAAGGAACCTTTTCATTAGGAATTAA
- a CDS encoding putative DNA binding domain-containing protein codes for MRFVESKHIEYKRELSETLEKEVVAFLNTGEGGVIYIGIDSKTQTVWNVTDADAVQLKIKDRIKNNIAPSTLGLFDVLLGRMDDKNIIKINIASGPEKPYHIKKLGMSEKGCFIRVGSAAEPMSSRMIEEMFAGRSRNSIGLMRSPKRELSFEQLKIYYQEMGFHLNEHFAATLELLTPDGLYNYAAYLLSDKNGISIKVARYNGKTRVDLAENNEYGYCCLVKATKQVLDKLDVANRTFTKITSKQRLQKRMMDETALREAVINAIVHNNYSYEAPPKFELFSDRMEITSTGGLPFGLNRDDFFSGISVPRNKELMRVFKDLDLVEYLGSGIPRILQKYDASVFQFSENFTRIVFPYEEGYSEGLEYAPQVTPQVTPQVVRLLTVIKREMNRDELQSALQLKDRKSFRELYIKPALAAKLIEMTIPDSPNSRLQKYKLTAQGENIRQIAGKE; via the coding sequence ATGCGTTTCGTCGAATCAAAACACATTGAGTACAAACGCGAACTTTCTGAAACACTGGAAAAGGAAGTGGTTGCTTTTCTCAACACCGGCGAAGGCGGCGTTATTTACATCGGTATTGACAGCAAGACTCAGACCGTGTGGAACGTCACTGATGCTGATGCAGTTCAGTTGAAAATAAAAGACCGGATTAAAAATAATATTGCACCGTCAACACTGGGCTTGTTTGACGTATTACTGGGACGGATGGACGATAAAAACATCATCAAAATCAATATCGCCAGCGGACCGGAGAAACCTTACCATATCAAAAAACTGGGCATGTCGGAAAAAGGTTGTTTTATCCGCGTCGGTTCAGCGGCGGAACCAATGTCCTCAAGGATGATCGAAGAAATGTTTGCCGGACGTTCGAGAAATTCCATCGGGCTGATGCGTTCGCCCAAAAGAGAACTCTCGTTTGAACAACTAAAAATTTACTATCAGGAAATGGGGTTTCACCTCAATGAGCATTTTGCCGCCACCCTGGAACTGTTGACGCCCGACGGACTATACAATTACGCGGCTTATCTGTTATCCGACAAAAACGGCATATCCATTAAAGTTGCCCGGTATAACGGCAAAACCCGCGTTGATCTTGCCGAAAACAACGAATACGGCTATTGCTGTCTTGTGAAGGCCACCAAACAGGTGCTGGACAAACTGGATGTGGCAAACAGGACGTTTACAAAAATTACCTCCAAACAGCGGCTGCAAAAACGGATGATGGATGAAACAGCGCTACGTGAGGCGGTGATCAACGCAATTGTCCATAACAATTATTCCTATGAAGCTCCTCCAAAATTCGAGTTATTCTCGGACCGTATGGAAATCACCTCCACGGGAGGGCTGCCTTTCGGTTTGAACAGAGATGACTTCTTTTCCGGCATTTCAGTTCCCCGCAATAAGGAATTGATGCGGGTTTTTAAAGACCTTGATCTTGTTGAATATCTCGGCTCAGGTATCCCGCGTATTCTTCAAAAATACGACGCCTCCGTGTTTCAGTTCTCAGAAAATTTTACACGTATTGTCTTCCCCTACGAAGAGGGGTATTCGGAAGGTCTGGAATATGCCCCCCAAGTCACCCCCCAAGTCACCCCCCAAGTGGTACGATTGCTCACAGTCATTAAAAGGGAAATGAACCGTGATGAACTGCAAAGTGCCCTGCAATTAAAGGATAGAAAATCTTTTAGAGAACTGTATATTAAGCCTGCTTTGGCTGCCAAGTTGATTGAGATGACGATCCCGGACAGTCCCAACAGCAGATTGCAGAAATACAAACTCACAGCACAAGGGGAAAATATCCGGCAGATTGCGGGGAAAGAATGA
- a CDS encoding class I SAM-dependent DNA methyltransferase, with amino-acid sequence MTSEELKKLEETLWKSADTMRANSDLKSSEYSTPVMGLIFLKFADNRYSNYEKEIIEEYNSLKGTRREKPISQIAVERCGFYLPDHARYDYLLGLSEDKEVDKAIKKAMEAIEEYKPELKGVLPQDEYLRLVRTDKTIPNQLLKNFSNIPRDASYDMFGQIYEYFLGNFAMAEGQGGGEFFTPRSVVRLMVDIVAPYNGTVFDPACGSGGMFVQSAKFVEHRSKELAENEESSLFVYGQEKTLETVKLAKMNIAVNGLRGDIRQANTYYEDLFESFEKFDYVLANPPFNVDDVNLSRVEKDRRFNTYGVPRNKSKQSKKDKGKDTVPNGNYLWINLFATSLKPTGRAALVMANSASDARHSEADIRKRLIEENLIYAMLTLPSNMFYTVTLPATLWFFDRAKPDNRILFIDTRNIFTQVDRAHREFSDEQILDIAIISRLQRGDRKGFIRLIDRYFEAGMERLKENKEKIVEVSKAIGDFLKTYKKNELPDFAARLEEIRILEAAYAGHCTDTVGNGCDLSLQIDKANSAQRTLAAAFAPFFAVIHEILKTIDKKMRLLEKEHGNSKEAKTIKVDLDILHKEIKDAEYFFIHINWLQERFPDSRYEDVTGLCKLATLDEIKEQDYSLNPGRYVGVVIEEDGKTEEEFIEEIVLMNDELNKLNKEARELEDIINHNIRQLAGE; translated from the coding sequence ATGACCAGTGAAGAATTGAAAAAACTTGAAGAAACACTCTGGAAATCAGCGGATACAATGCGGGCTAATTCTGACCTAAAATCCTCCGAATATTCTACGCCCGTCATGGGCCTTATTTTCCTGAAATTTGCCGATAACCGTTACAGTAACTACGAAAAAGAGATTATAGAGGAATACAACAGCCTGAAAGGCACCAGACGGGAAAAGCCGATAAGTCAGATAGCTGTGGAAAGATGCGGCTTTTATCTGCCTGACCATGCCAGATATGACTATCTTCTCGGTTTATCCGAAGACAAGGAAGTGGACAAGGCTATCAAAAAAGCCATGGAAGCTATTGAAGAGTATAAGCCAGAATTGAAAGGAGTGCTTCCCCAGGATGAGTATTTACGTCTTGTCCGTACCGATAAGACTATCCCCAACCAGCTTCTGAAGAACTTTTCCAATATCCCCAGGGATGCTTCTTATGACATGTTCGGCCAGATTTACGAATATTTCCTTGGTAATTTTGCCATGGCTGAAGGACAGGGCGGCGGGGAGTTTTTTACCCCGCGTTCTGTTGTCCGCCTAATGGTTGATATCGTAGCGCCTTATAATGGTACCGTCTTTGACCCTGCCTGCGGCTCCGGCGGCATGTTTGTCCAGTCGGCGAAATTTGTGGAGCATCGCAGTAAAGAGCTTGCAGAAAACGAAGAGTCGAGCCTCTTTGTATATGGTCAGGAAAAGACCCTTGAAACGGTGAAACTTGCCAAGATGAATATTGCTGTCAACGGTCTGAGGGGCGATATAAGACAGGCTAACACATACTATGAAGACCTTTTTGAAAGCTTTGAAAAGTTCGATTATGTTCTTGCCAATCCGCCCTTTAATGTGGATGATGTGAATTTGAGCCGTGTAGAAAAAGACAGGCGTTTCAACACATACGGTGTACCACGTAATAAATCAAAGCAGAGCAAGAAGGATAAAGGCAAAGACACGGTGCCTAACGGCAACTATCTTTGGATTAATCTCTTTGCCACTTCCCTGAAACCTACAGGCCGGGCAGCCCTTGTCATGGCCAATTCAGCGTCAGATGCCCGCCACAGCGAGGCTGATATTCGCAAAAGGCTAATCGAAGAGAACCTTATCTATGCAATGCTTACCCTGCCTTCAAACATGTTCTACACGGTAACGCTCCCGGCAACGCTCTGGTTTTTCGACAGGGCCAAGCCGGATAACCGCATTCTCTTTATTGACACCCGCAATATTTTCACTCAGGTTGACCGTGCCCACAGAGAATTCTCAGACGAGCAGATACTCGATATCGCCATAATCAGCCGCCTCCAGAGAGGCGACCGCAAGGGCTTTATCCGCCTTATTGACCGCTACTTTGAAGCAGGCATGGAACGGTTGAAGGAAAACAAGGAAAAGATAGTGGAGGTATCGAAGGCCATCGGCGACTTTCTCAAAACATATAAGAAAAACGAATTACCAGACTTTGCGGCGCGTCTCGAAGAGATTAGAATATTAGAGGCTGCATATGCGGGACATTGCACGGATACTGTGGGGAACGGTTGCGACCTTTCCCTACAAATAGATAAGGCCAACAGTGCGCAACGGACATTGGCTGCTGCTTTTGCACCATTCTTTGCGGTCATTCATGAAATACTCAAGACAATAGACAAAAAGATGCGCCTTCTTGAAAAAGAACATGGCAATAGCAAAGAAGCAAAAACAATAAAAGTTGATCTGGACATCCTCCACAAAGAGATAAAGGACGCCGAATATTTCTTTATTCACATCAACTGGCTTCAGGAGCGGTTCCCCGATTCAAGATATGAGGATGTGACAGGTCTCTGTAAACTTGCCACGCTTGACGAAATAAAGGAACAGGATTATTCCCTCAATCCGGGCCGGTATGTGGGTGTCGTCATTGAAGAGGACGGAAAAACCGAGGAAGAATTCATCGAAGAAATTGTTTTAATGAACGATGAACTCAACAAGCTGAATAAAGAGGCACGAGAGCTGGAAGACATTATAAATCATAACATCAGACAGCTTGCTGGAGAATAA
- a CDS encoding nucleotidyl transferase AbiEii/AbiGii toxin family protein codes for MLHRNKDDFVRTLNQVAMQTGFLLTLVEKDYYLTLVLSRLNELSPDLVFKGGTCLNKIYFSYYRLSEDLDFTMRLPADAATRAIRRKCIEPVKEGIEAYAAQFDMRIDNTEEAGRNESRQYVYHFLYKSAVLPVESKIKMEIGLRSNPICTPERKKVQHGFLHPFTGEPLFDTKEVFCLTLKEIVAEKLRAAATRETIAPRDFYDIDYIIRNDFNVTEPEVLTLFQRKLEEDKADTDLARYSLNLGRSTGEIQDMRGRIKEELYEVLTPAERSRFDLDAALGRINAAFAGLH; via the coding sequence ATGCTCCACAGAAATAAGGATGACTTTGTTAGAACCCTGAATCAGGTGGCCATGCAAACGGGCTTTCTGTTGACCCTTGTAGAAAAGGATTATTACTTGACCCTTGTCCTCTCCCGCCTTAATGAGTTGAGCCCTGACCTTGTTTTTAAAGGAGGAACTTGTCTGAACAAAATCTATTTCTCCTATTACCGGTTGAGCGAGGACCTTGATTTCACCATGCGCCTGCCCGCAGATGCGGCAACACGGGCAATACGCAGGAAGTGTATTGAGCCGGTAAAGGAAGGCATCGAGGCATATGCCGCACAATTCGACATGAGGATTGACAACACGGAAGAGGCGGGACGCAATGAATCAAGACAGTATGTATATCACTTTCTCTACAAGTCTGCTGTCCTGCCCGTTGAATCAAAGATCAAGATGGAAATAGGACTGCGTTCCAACCCGATCTGCACACCGGAAAGAAAAAAGGTCCAGCACGGATTTCTCCACCCCTTTACCGGGGAACCGCTCTTTGATACAAAAGAGGTCTTCTGCCTGACCCTCAAAGAGATCGTTGCTGAAAAACTGCGGGCTGCGGCAACGAGGGAAACCATTGCCCCGCGTGATTTCTACGATATCGACTATATCATCAGAAACGATTTTAATGTTACGGAACCGGAAGTATTAACCCTATTCCAAAGAAAACTTGAAGAGGACAAGGCAGATACAGACCTTGCCCGATACAGCCTTAACCTTGGAAGAAGTACTGGTGAGATTCAGGATATGAGAGGACGCATTAAAGAAGAACTTTATGAGGTACTCACCCCTGCAGAACGGAGCAGATTTGATCTTGATGCTGCCCTGGGGCGGATAAATGCAGCCTTTGCGGGGTTGCATTGA
- a CDS encoding ParB/RepB/Spo0J family partition protein — translation MAANKTMENQEFQYLPLKSIILEKQIRSSIDKTTESFKALVASIKEKGVLEPVLVTPKDDKYLLLCGERRYLAAYNAGLEIIPARVVNTITQKDEILAIQLTENLQREDLNPIDQANGMLAYIKAKHPDKNYNVDGVMSDLVSYNRRPEGLAEEIALTVRAIIEISAKSIQTLHRTISLLKLVPKIQDVISAGTLPVSQGYLFAANLGTPDFFTIFDEILETPVTNAVLEKKLTAYKRRKPKSTEPKPIPMKIKVASLQTIESYFEKKTGMYAKSNLQTFLDELKVLSSLIEQQIKTAPESVPIKPVTKPVPQI, via the coding sequence ATGGCAGCGAATAAGACAATGGAGAATCAGGAATTTCAGTATCTACCATTAAAGAGCATCATACTGGAAAAACAGATAAGATCATCAATCGACAAAACAACAGAATCCTTTAAAGCTCTTGTGGCATCCATTAAAGAAAAGGGTGTACTGGAACCTGTCCTTGTAACACCAAAGGATGATAAATATCTCCTCCTCTGCGGAGAAAGAAGATATCTTGCCGCCTACAATGCAGGTCTTGAAATTATCCCGGCAAGGGTAGTAAATACCATTACACAAAAAGATGAAATCCTTGCCATTCAACTGACTGAAAATCTCCAGCGTGAAGACTTGAATCCCATAGATCAGGCAAATGGGATGCTTGCCTATATTAAGGCAAAGCATCCTGATAAAAATTATAATGTGGACGGGGTAATGAGTGACTTGGTGAGTTATAACCGTAGGCCGGAAGGCCTGGCTGAAGAAATTGCTCTCACTGTGAGAGCAATTATTGAAATCTCTGCAAAGTCAATACAGACGCTGCATCGCACGATATCGCTTTTAAAACTCGTCCCTAAAATTCAGGACGTAATTTCTGCTGGAACACTCCCGGTTTCCCAGGGATATCTTTTTGCCGCGAACCTTGGGACCCCCGATTTTTTTACCATCTTCGATGAAATACTTGAGACGCCTGTAACAAATGCAGTGCTTGAAAAGAAACTCACCGCGTACAAAAGGAGAAAACCCAAATCAACAGAACCTAAACCGATACCTATGAAAATAAAGGTTGCAAGCCTGCAGACTATAGAATCATACTTTGAGAAGAAGACCGGTATGTACGCCAAATCAAACCTTCAGACATTTCTCGATGAATTGAAAGTTTTATCCTCATTGATAGAACAGCAGATTAAAACAGCCCCGGAAAGTGTGCCAATAAAACCGGTAACAAAACCTGTTCCGCAGATATAA
- a CDS encoding FAD-dependent oxidoreductase: MEKIDVVIVGGGLSGLACAYMLAEQNMQVIVVERGDFPGSKNVTGGRLYLEQIGELTGTMFDGAPFERKVVRERWSLLGETNSIGVDFTGDKFRQEAHSYTILRAHFDRWLADRLMEKGVFVIPKYRVDSLLWEGENVAGIKAGKEEIYANVVVAADGALSFMAEQAGLRPKMKPKSYAVGIKEVIELSEEKINDRFNVDKDEGVAQLFVGDVTKGMFGGGFLYTNRETISLGIVVGIRALMEKSPTIEAHTLIDAFKERYEIKRLIDGGTLAEYAAHIIPESGYNGISKLYGNNILVTGDAAGFALNMGVTVRGMEFAIASGIIAAETIIKAKSSDDYSAKTLSYYEDRLKDSFVLKDLYNYKEMPEFLDNDDFFSYYPNLFPGLVEKAMWFGREPKEKLSKTIWEGLKNSGALSMKGLKILYRMKNI; the protein is encoded by the coding sequence ATGGAAAAGATTGATGTAGTCATTGTCGGTGGGGGTCTTTCAGGGCTTGCCTGTGCGTATATGCTTGCTGAACAGAATATGCAGGTAATAGTTGTTGAGAGGGGGGATTTCCCCGGCAGCAAGAACGTAACAGGCGGAAGGCTTTATCTCGAACAAATCGGTGAACTTACAGGAACCATGTTTGATGGCGCTCCCTTTGAGAGAAAGGTCGTCAGGGAAAGGTGGAGCCTGCTGGGAGAAACAAATTCCATCGGAGTAGACTTTACCGGAGATAAATTCAGGCAGGAAGCTCACAGCTATACAATTTTAAGGGCACATTTTGACAGGTGGCTGGCAGACAGACTGATGGAGAAAGGCGTTTTTGTCATACCAAAATACAGGGTGGACTCCCTGTTATGGGAAGGCGAAAATGTGGCTGGTATAAAAGCGGGCAAAGAGGAGATATACGCAAACGTAGTGGTTGCAGCAGACGGCGCTCTTTCATTCATGGCTGAACAGGCCGGGCTCAGGCCTAAAATGAAGCCGAAAAGTTATGCCGTAGGTATTAAAGAAGTGATTGAGCTTTCCGAAGAGAAGATAAACGACAGATTTAATGTGGATAAAGACGAAGGTGTTGCACAGCTTTTTGTGGGTGATGTTACAAAAGGGATGTTCGGCGGCGGATTTCTGTACACGAATAGAGAGACAATCTCATTGGGCATAGTGGTTGGAATAAGGGCTCTTATGGAAAAGTCCCCCACCATAGAAGCGCATACATTGATAGATGCTTTTAAAGAAAGATATGAGATTAAGAGGCTTATTGATGGAGGCACGCTTGCAGAATATGCTGCCCATATAATCCCGGAATCAGGCTACAACGGCATATCGAAACTTTACGGAAACAACATTCTGGTAACCGGCGATGCAGCAGGTTTTGCCTTGAATATGGGCGTAACAGTGAGAGGTATGGAGTTTGCTATAGCATCAGGTATAATTGCGGCGGAAACAATCATCAAGGCAAAGTCATCGGATGACTATTCGGCAAAAACACTTTCCTATTATGAAGATAGACTGAAAGATAGTTTTGTCTTGAAAGATCTTTATAATTACAAGGAGATGCCTGAATTTCTCGATAATGATGATTTTTTCTCATATTATCCGAATCTTTTCCCTGGGCTTGTTGAAAAGGCAATGTGGTTCGGCAGGGAACCAAAGGAAAAGTTAAGCAAGACCATATGGGAAGGACTGAAAAATTCAGGCGCATTGAGCATGAAAGGATTAAAAATACTTTACAGAATGAAAAATATATAG
- a CDS encoding 4Fe-4S dicluster domain-containing protein — MKVDEKLALDAFKTDSRDSHIKINHDICRSKCKAKYCLYICPGHLYTYNEETDEIVVEYAGCLECGTCRVACIEGAIDWTYPRGEFGIQYRFG, encoded by the coding sequence ATGAAAGTTGATGAAAAACTTGCCCTTGATGCATTCAAAACAGACAGCAGGGACAGCCACATAAAAATAAATCATGATATATGCAGAAGTAAATGCAAAGCAAAATATTGCCTGTATATCTGTCCGGGGCATCTTTATACATATAACGAAGAAACTGATGAGATAGTTGTGGAATACGCAGGCTGCCTCGAATGCGGGACGTGCAGGGTAGCATGCATCGAAGGGGCTATTGACTGGACATATCCAAGAGGGGAATTCGGAATTCAGTACAGATTCGGTTAA
- a CDS encoding phosphatidylglycerol lysyltransferase domain-containing protein, whose product MSKIPEFPDFKPIDLQDRDIFKNILKQCQPRVSEWTFTNLFIWRSLYRFQWSCYKDWLMIICRDSNDSFYAMEPMGPASRREAAFVLLEWLSKEKNASDPRIERADELLASELNGLKHLIIEPAREHFDYVYLRDDLVALAGNKYRSKRNHINQLFRSYNFEYEALDQHHIDECLKLQEKWCLLKRCEEDLNLSSEWEAVREVLHNYSALELKGGVVMVEKKVMAFTIGELLNDETAVVHIEKADPDIPGLYQIVNQQFCEKAWENVPYINREQDLGLQGLREAKLSYYPHHFVEKYMIRLIR is encoded by the coding sequence ATGTCAAAAATACCTGAATTCCCTGATTTCAAACCGATTGATTTACAAGATCGTGACATATTCAAAAATATATTAAAACAATGTCAACCTCGTGTTTCTGAGTGGACTTTTACAAACCTTTTTATATGGCGCTCTCTATACCGCTTTCAGTGGTCATGCTATAAGGACTGGTTAATGATAATATGCCGGGACAGCAATGATAGTTTTTATGCTATGGAACCAATGGGGCCGGCATCACGACGTGAAGCTGCCTTTGTCCTCCTTGAATGGCTCTCAAAGGAAAAGAACGCTTCTGATCCCCGTATCGAACGGGCAGATGAATTACTTGCCTCAGAGCTCAACGGTTTGAAACACCTTATAATTGAGCCTGCCAGGGAACATTTTGATTATGTTTACCTGAGAGATGATCTTGTGGCACTTGCCGGAAACAAATACCGTTCAAAAAGAAATCATATAAACCAGTTATTTCGTTCATATAATTTTGAATATGAGGCTCTGGACCAACATCATATAGACGAATGCCTTAAGCTTCAGGAAAAATGGTGCCTGTTAAAGCGCTGCGAAGAAGACCTGAACCTTTCCAGCGAATGGGAGGCTGTCCGTGAAGTGCTGCATAATTACAGCGCCCTTGAGCTGAAGGGCGGGGTGGTTATGGTTGAAAAAAAGGTTATGGCCTTTACAATAGGCGAATTGCTGAATGATGAAACAGCAGTTGTGCATATAGAAAAGGCCGATCCGGATATACCGGGATTGTATCAGATTGTAAATCAACAGTTCTGCGAAAAGGCATGGGAGAATGTGCCTTACATTAACAGGGAACAGGATCTGGGGTTGCAAGGCCTGCGTGAGGCCAAGCTTTCCTATTATCCGCACCATTTTGTCGAGAAATATATGATAAGGCTGATCCGCTGA
- a CDS encoding M28 family peptidase, which produces MKNTANLPKKNKSFCFIGYTKYTCALIILLMFFTVDNGFSANSQSKSINIPVNIKQMRQDVEALTTIDPPRNYKNIKSLNKSAEYILKEFNKTGCTTRIQSFVYDKNEYKNVICSFGPEDGERIVVGAHYDVHGNQPGADDNASGVAGLLELSRLVNSLKPSLKYRIDFVAYTLEEPKLFRTRHMGSYVHAESLANAGVQVRAMISLEMIGYFSDTPKSQKYPVFFLKWFYPDIGNFISVVGKWGQGDFVESVRKNISEAANMPVESIAAPSFLPGIDFSDHQSFWRFHYKALMITDTAFYRNRNYHETTDTIDTLDFNKMAEVVKGLYWTIVNLSK; this is translated from the coding sequence ATGAAAAATACCGCAAATTTACCAAAGAAGAATAAAAGTTTCTGCTTCATCGGGTATACAAAGTACACTTGTGCTTTAATAATCCTACTTATGTTTTTCACTGTTGACAATGGTTTTTCTGCAAACAGTCAATCAAAGTCAATAAACATACCTGTTAACATAAAACAAATGAGGCAGGACGTGGAAGCACTTACAACAATAGATCCGCCCAGAAATTATAAGAACATCAAATCCCTTAATAAAAGCGCTGAGTATATCCTCAAGGAATTCAATAAAACCGGTTGTACTACCCGGATACAGTCATTTGTTTATGATAAGAACGAGTATAAAAATGTGATTTGTTCCTTCGGCCCTGAGGACGGGGAGAGAATTGTAGTGGGAGCACACTATGATGTTCATGGAAATCAGCCGGGCGCAGACGACAACGCAAGCGGGGTTGCAGGACTTCTGGAACTCAGCCGTCTTGTAAATAGTCTGAAACCTTCTCTTAAATACCGTATTGATTTTGTGGCCTACACCCTTGAAGAACCGAAATTGTTCCGTACCCGCCATATGGGAAGCTACGTGCACGCAGAATCACTTGCAAATGCGGGTGTTCAGGTCCGTGCAATGATATCGCTTGAGATGATCGGATATTTCTCCGATACACCCAAATCCCAGAAATATCCGGTATTTTTCCTTAAATGGTTTTATCCTGACATTGGCAACTTTATTTCAGTAGTCGGAAAATGGGGGCAGGGAGACTTCGTTGAGAGCGTAAGAAAAAATATTTCGGAAGCAGCTAACATGCCAGTAGAGTCCATAGCCGCACCGTCCTTTCTCCCTGGTATTGATTTTTCAGACCATCAGAGCTTCTGGCGTTTTCATTATAAGGCGCTGATGATTACCGACACTGCATTCTACAGGAACCGTAATTATCATGAAACCACGGACACGATTGATACGCTTGATTTCAACAAAATGGCAGAGGTAGTAAAAGGTCTTTATTGGACCATTGTTAACCTATCCAAATAG
- a CDS encoding TIGR00730 family Rossman fold protein, whose translation MEKQYVIDEFTLRDTWRLFHIMSEFVEGFENLSDIHPAVSIFGSARCQKGEALYEQTFKLSKMLGKNGFNIITGGGGGVMEAANKGAKEAGVKSVGINIELPFEQKPNPYSTLRLSYRYFFVRKVMFIRYAMAYIIMPGGFGTLDECFEAITLIQTKKVKPFPVILVDSSYWKGLMDWINGTLLSQGKISKEDLNIFRIMDDPEEITEYIKKFVIL comes from the coding sequence ATGGAAAAACAGTATGTAATCGACGAATTCACGTTAAGAGATACGTGGAGGCTGTTCCATATTATGTCTGAATTTGTTGAAGGGTTTGAAAACCTTTCCGATATACACCCTGCTGTGAGCATATTCGGCAGCGCACGGTGTCAAAAAGGCGAAGCTCTTTATGAACAAACGTTTAAGTTGTCGAAGATGCTTGGAAAAAACGGTTTTAATATTATTACCGGCGGCGGCGGCGGCGTAATGGAGGCTGCGAACAAAGGCGCAAAAGAGGCAGGGGTAAAATCAGTGGGCATAAACATTGAACTTCCCTTTGAGCAGAAACCGAATCCATACTCAACACTCAGATTAAGCTACCGGTATTTTTTTGTACGGAAGGTCATGTTTATAAGATACGCCATGGCGTACATTATCATGCCCGGAGGGTTCGGAACGCTGGATGAGTGTTTTGAAGCCATTACCCTTATCCAGACAAAGAAGGTAAAACCATTTCCTGTTATACTTGTGGATTCCTCATATTGGAAGGGGCTTATGGATTGGATTAATGGTACCCTTCTGTCTCAGGGCAAAATCTCCAAAGAAGATCTGAATATATTCAGGATCATGGATGATCCTGAAGAGATTACCGAGTACATAAAAAAATTCGTTATTTTATAA